CCAATCCATTGCCCTCTGTTCGTATGAATGATGTATTAACAGATGGAACCAATGGCTTGAACATAGGAAGTGGTGTAACGAATATTCCTGTAAATGCATCCATGAGTTTTCCCGTAAGCAATATCGTTAATTCGGCTATCAGTGATTCCAAACCCGATATATTGTATTCACAAATAGCAGCTACCGGTGGCAACTCTGATAGCTTGTATTTTGTGACGGCGTCGGGCACACGAGTGGGGAGCGCTATTGGTGTAGCCTGGGGAGCAGTACCTTCTTTAGGAAATCACTCTACTGATCTGTATACATTAACAAATGGAGCTACTTGTGATGCAGCTGTGATAACGGGTGTAAATGCAACGGCTAATCAAAAAGAAATAAGGCTAACTGCTTTTAAATTATCTGAGTTTGGTATCACTGCAGCAAATGCTTCTACTGTTGCTACATTAAAAATAAAACCCGGCGGTGCCAGCGATCCGGCATTTGTTGCTTACAATGCAGATGCATTTTTTATAGCAACCCCTGTAATTACTACCAATCCTCAATCACAGGTTGTTTGTCCTTCTTCCAATCAAAATGCAACATTCACTGTGGTTGCAACAGGAACAGGGCTTACGTATCAATGGAGAAAAAATGGTGTTACTATTTCGGGAGCAACTTCATCAACCTATACTATCAGTAATGTTGTAGCAGCAGATGCAGCTTCTTACGATGTAGTGGTTACTAATACTGCAGGCAGCGTTCAAAGCCAGGTAGCTTATTTGAATACATATATTACTTCACAACCTTTACCTGCTACACAAACAATTGCTACCGGCAACAGTGTAACGTTAAGTATAACTGCATTCAACGCCAACAGTTATCAATGGAAAAGAAATGGAGTAGATATTTCCGGAGCAACTTCATCAACATATACTATTAACCCGCTTACTACTACTAATGGAGGAACCTTTACCGTATCCGTTATAAATAACAGCAACAGCGGATGTGCTACTTTATTAAGCTCCGCAGCAGTAGTAACGCCAACGACTACACTATATTCAAAAACGACCACATTAAATGCTGTTTCCAACTGGACAGTTAACTCTGATGGAAGTAACGGAAGCTATCCTGTTGATTTTACAAGAACAGAACATACTTTTATTGTTCGCAGCAATGCTTCTACCAACGCTGATCTAACTATTGCAGGAACATTGGACGTAAAAAATGCTGCAGTAACAATAACACCGGGCACCACATTAACTGCCGGAAAAATCACTCGTTCCGGAACTACCGGCTCATTGATCGGATCATCTACATCAAATATTACAGTTGGTTCATCGGGTGTAACAGGTAATAGTGACCTATATTTTAATTCGGGTAATCAAACACTTAAAAATCTAACTGTAGCAACAGGCGGAAACGTTACCTTACGCAACGGGTTAAATATTGTAGCAGGCAGTTCATCAGGCACGCTAACAGTAAACAGCGGCGCCACATTTAACACCTCAGATTCATTAGTATTAAAGAGTGATGCAAGCGGAACAGCAAAAGTAGGCAATTCTGCAGGTACTATTACCGGCAAGGCTACTGTTGAAAGATATATTACTGCCAAAAGAGCATGGCGCTTATTAACGGCTCCGGTTACCAACTCTAATACTATTTATAATTCATGGCAAAATAATGGCGTATATACTTCGGGCAAAGGCACCTTAATTACAATGCCTACTCCTGTTACTGTTAATGGAGGAATGGACCAGGGAATTAACGCCAATTATTCTATGAAGACATTTAATACTGCTACCCAGGCATTAAGTAATATTGTAAATACAAATGCAGCTATCTCTCCTACTAATACTGGTAGTGCAGATAATATCGGGTATTTTATATTTGTTCGCGGAGATAGAAATCCTGCAACAGTTGCTAACCCAACCCTTACAGTAGTGCCCGTTTGTTCTACCACCTTAAGTGCTTTAGGAAACCTGCAAACAGGCAACCAGGTATTTGCAGGCAGCAGTGTTGCCGGCAAGCTTGCATTGATCGGTAATCCTTATGCTTCTCCCGTTGATTTTAGTAACCTGACTTTAAAGAATGTCATTCGCAGGTTTTATGTTTGGGATCCTTCTATCAATGTTTCAGGTGCTTACGTTTTAATGGATGATGCTGATGAAGACGGCATTTACGATAAAACAATTACCGCAAGTGCACAAACCAAAGTAATACAATCAGGACAAGCATTTTATGTGCAAAGCATTGCTTCTGCTCCTGCATCGGTAACTTTTACTGAAAGTGCCAAATCTACTACCAATACACCATTGGTATTCAGACCGGCAAATGCAACAGCAGCTTTACGTGTAAATTTTTCTTTGTCAGAAGATTCATTGGTAGATGCAACATTAGCTCAATTCAATAATTCTTTCAGCCCGGATGTTGACTGGCAGGATGCTTCTAAACTAGCTAACTCTAATGAAGGCGTATCATTGATAAGGAACAATAAAAGTCTTTCTATTGAAAGAAGACCAATACTAACGGAAAACGACACACTATTTATTAAGTTAGCAGGAACAACTGCACGCAGTTATCATTTTAATTTTATTCCCGAGAATTTATCGAATGACCTGGAAGGAACATTAGTAGATAATTATCTGCATACAACTATACCTGTTAGCCTTATTGATAGCACATCGGTTGACTTTGCTGTAACGACAGAAGCTGCCTCTACCGGTGCTAATCGTTTTATGCTCATATTTAAACCTGCAATGACGTTACCTGTAAAATTTGTCTCTGTGCAAGCTGCAGGTAGCAGTTCCGGAAATACTATTAACTGGCAAATGTCAAACCAGACAGATGTTTCAAAATACGTAGTAGAAAAATCTACAGATGGAAAAACATTTATGGACCTAACTATCATAAATGCCACAACTTCTCCTAATTACGCTACAATTGATAAAACAGTTACAGACAAAAACAACTTCTATCGTATAAAAAGTATAGAATCAAATGGAACAGTTGACTATAGCAGTATTGTAAAAGTTTCTGCGGATAATACAGGAAGTATCAGCCTCTATCCTAACCCCATCATCAATAACAATACTGAAATACAAATTTCCAATATGCAAAAAGGAATATATAAATTAAGATTGACAGATGCTTGCGGCAAGACGATCTATTCAAAAGAAATAAAGTATACAGGGGGTTCTGCTAAGCAATCGCTTTCTCCGGGCACAATTGGAAAAGGGTCGTATCTCTTACAAATTCAAAAACCTGATAACAGCGGCGAAACAATTAAACTTATAAACTAGTTTCATAGTGTTTGTTTTGGATAAAAAAAAGGACGATGAACAACATCGTCCTTTATCTTTTTAGCTTTTATATTTTTTTTGCGAATTATCTTCTACAACTTGAGCATGGCGTACTATTTGATTTATGGTCCTTGTGTAGCGGGAGGAATTTCTGTTGGTGGCGTTTTAAAAGGATCTTCATCAGGAATTATATCGGGGTCTTCTTTAGGAATAGTCGGCTCTTCCGGAATATGATCAGGAGGAAGCTCAGGGCCCGGCTTAGAAGGAAACTCCTGTGGTTCATTTTTTTTAGGCTGCATGTTGCAAAAGTTTATGTAACTTATTAAACACATTAATTGTACCAAAACAATGGATTCTCTTACACATATTGTTTTAGGCGCCTGTATCGGTGAAGCTTTTTTTGAAAAGGGCTTTGGAAAGAAAGCAATGTTTTGGGGAGCATTGGCACAAAGCATTCCTGACATAGACTTTATTGCTGGTTCATGGTTAAGCACTACAGAGAATCTGTTAGCACACAGAGGATTCACACATTCTGTTTTATTTGCGCTCCTTATCTCGCCGGCATTTGCATTAACCGCAGAGCGTGTTCATCGTCCTCACGATATCTCATATAAAAAATGGCTGTTCTTTTTTCTTACAGAAGTTTTTTTACACTTGTTCCTGGACAGCTTTAATAATTACGGCATAGGCTGGTTAGAACCGTTTAGTCACCATCGTTTTTCATTTAACATTATTTATGTAGCGGATCCTTTTTTTTCAATAGTTCCGGGAATTGCTTTTATTGCATTGATCTTTTTGAACCGGTTTCATGCACATAGAAATTTTTGGTGGAAGATCGGTTTACTAATTCCGTTTATTTATTTAAGCTATTGTGCATTCAATAAATTTAACATTGATAAAGACATCAAGGAAATTCTTGCTGAAGAGCATATTTCCAGTAACCGCTTTCTAACTACACCTACCTCTTTCAACAATTGGCTTTGGTATATAGTAAGTGAAAATGATAGTGGTTATTATATTGGTTATAGATCTGTATTTGATACAAAGAAGCAAATAAGCTTTCATTATTTTCCCCGAAACAATTATTTAGCAACGGAATATAAAAGCAAGGAGGACTTTCTACGATTACTTCGGTTTTCTCAACATTATTATACCATAGAGAAGTGGCATGATACCACCGTGTTTAACGATCTTCGTTTTGGGCAAATATTAGGCTGGCAATATCCTTACAACAAATTTGCCTTTCATTATTATTTACAATATCCTGATGAAAACAAAACTGTTGTTCAACGCGGCAGGTTTGAGCAATGGAATGAAGATGCAATAAAAAATCTTATTACAAGAATAAAGGGTAATTAATTTATTGTCTCTCTTGTTTAAAATAAAAAGTAAAAAGATAAAAAATTACTCTCACCAGGTTATAACATATTTGCTGCCATATTCTTTTAATAAAATTATTATGCCTGATAAAATCAGCTTCTGTGATCCTTTCGCAATCTGCTGCAATAATCGCTTGTAACATTTTTTCCGCTTCTTTTACAAATTCACTATCCAACACATCCATATTCAACTCAACACTGGCATAGGCGCTGATATTATTCACATTGTACGATCCTACTGTTATCCATTCTCCATCGCAAACACTTAATTTACTATGCAATATATTGGAACGATACTCATACAATTCAATGCCATTCTTTAGTAACCATCGATATATATGGCGCTCTGCATGTTTTGCAAGCGTTACATCAGATTTACCGGTAGCGATCACCACTACTTTTACTTTTCTTTTTGCCGCTAAAGCAAGGCTTCTTTTAATTAGTCTGCCCGGCAAAAAATAACTTGACATGATAATAACATTCGATTGCGCCTCCCTGATCGTTCGTACATAGCTTTTGGTAATTTCATTCTTACCCCTTACCCAATCATTTCTTCGAATAGCTACCAGGCATTCATTTTCCGTAGACGTATCAATTGTACTAACAGAAGGAAAATTTCTTTTTTTACCCCAGCCGGATTTATTCCACAATGCCCGACAGACCTGATACAATTTTTTGTTTACTTCGCCTTCTGAATATAGTGCCCAATCCATCCATGCATTTTCATTTGGCATATCATTATAGCGATTACTTATGTTAATGCCTCCTACCAAACTATAATAACCGTCTGCCACTACAACTTTATGATGCAGTCTTCTCCCAAAATAAAAATGCCTGCTACGTAAAACAGGCTCAAACCAACGAAAGAAAATGCCGCTCTGTTTTAATTGTTGCACAAAATGTTTTGAAAGTCCTTGTGATGCATAACCATCTACTAAAACAAAAACCTTTATTCCTTTTGTTGCAGCCTTTATTAATGCATCCGCCACCAGCCTGCCTGTCTCATCTTCTTCAAAAATGTAGGTCTGTAAATGAATAGAAAACGCTGCCTTATCAAATAAAGTCAATAGTGTATCAAAATATTCTTTGCCCCCATGAATGAGTTTTATCTTATTGTCAGCGGTATATCCTGCTGCTTTATTCTTTTTGGTGGAAAGCATTGAAGTAAGTTAATACAAATGACAGTATGCTGAACAGTTAGAGGAAAAAATTGTAATAGCAGATAGAAAGAGGTGATATATCGTATCCTTACTTATCTTAATTCAAACTCATTTTCGCTACAGTTGGCAGAACAGCCGCCAATATAAATTTTAAACTTGCCCGGCTCTGATACAAAATGTAAATCTGCATTATAAAATCGAAGATCTTTTTCAGTAATAAGAAATTGCACTTTTTTGCTTTCTCCTTTTTTCAGATAGATCTTTTGGAACCCTTTTAATTCTTTTAAAGGACGGGTAATACTGGCACTGATATCCTGTATATACATTTCAGCGGTTTCTTCGCCATCGTAATTTCCATTATTGGCAATAGTAACACTGGCAGTGATGGAACTATTTTTATCTAAATAATTTTTGTTCAATGTCATGTCACTATAATCAAATGAAGAATAACTTAACCCATAACCAAAAGGATATAAAGGCTCGTTAGAAACATCTAAATATTTGGAAGTGTATTTATTTTTATCATCAAAAGGACGACCGGTATTTTTATGATTATAATAAACAGGAATTTGTCCAACGTTTTCAGGATAACTCATAGTTATTTTTCCTGAAGGATTATAATCTCCGAATAAAACATCCACAATAGCGGGTCCCGCCATAGTACCTGCAAACCATGTTTCTACTATCGCATCCACACTATCATTTTCCCAGTCCAATGTTAAGGGCCTTCCATTCATTAAAACCAATACAATAGGTTTTCCTGTTTGCTTCAATGCTTTTAACAGGTCTTCCTGGTTTTCCGGCAATCCAATATCGCTTCTGCTGGCAGCTTCACCGCTCATAGCAAATGATTCGCCTAGAACTGCTACTACCACATCCGCTTGCGCTGCCACTTTAACTGCATTGTCAATTAGTTGTTGTGGCGTCAGCGAATCTGTTTCGATTTGTGCATCATGAACATTCAATTTTGCGATAAGTTCTTTATCGTCCAATAAATTACATCCTTTCGCATACAAGGTCTCATCCATTTTCTTTTGCAATAAAGCTTCCCAAATACTCACAGCATTCTTCCAGTCACCGGCAGCACTCCAACTCCCAATAAGATTTCTTTTATCTTTTACCAATGGTCCGATAAAAGCAATTTTTTCATCTCGTGATAAAGGCAAAACATGTTGTCTGTTCTTTAATTTTATATTTTTTAATAACACTATGCTTTTCAATGCCGCTTCCTTCGCTAATACCAGCTTATCGGCACTCATTATTTCTTTTTTATTTCTTTCTTCGCTGATATAACGATAAGGATCTTCAAATAATCCTAATTTATATTTTGCTTCTAATATTAAACGACAGGCATTATCAATCGTAGCTACAGAAACCTTTCCTTGTTTAACAAGATCCGGCAACTCCAACAAAAATAATTCACTGACCATATCCATATCAATGCCTGCATTTATTGATTGTTGTGTTACCTGCATGGAATCTCCAATACCGTGATTTATTAATTCACTCACTGCAGTATAGTCTGTAGCAACAAAGCCTTTAAACCCCCATTGTTTTCTTAACAGATCCGTCATTAACCACTTATCAGCGGTTGCAGGCATTCCGTTTATTTCATTAAACGAACTCATTATAGAACCGGCACCAGCATCCACGCCTGCTTTATAAGGAGGCAAATAATCATTGTACATTTTTACAGTACTCATATCAACTACATTGTATTCTCTGCCAGCCTCCACTGCACCATATAATGCAAAGTGTTTAATGCACGCCATTAAAGTAGAATCTGCTGTTAAATTATTACCCTGGTATCCCTGCACCATTGCTTTTGCAATTTGTGATCCTAAAAAAGGATCCTCTCCTGCTCCTTCTGAAACCCTTCCCCATCGTGGGTCACGTGCTATATCAACCATTGGTGAAAATGTCCAGTTCAATCCATCTGCTGTTGCTTCATCTGCAGCGGCACGGGCAATTCTGCGTATCAAAGCCGTATCCCAGCTCGCTGCTAAACCTAACGGAATAGGAAAGATGGTTCGATGACCATGTATCACATCATAACCAAATAAAAGCGGAATTTTTAAACGGGTTTGTTTAACGGCAATGTCTTGCAACTTACGTACGGCATTCGGTGTAAATGTGTTGAACACACCACCTACTAAGCCCTTCTGTATCTTAGACTCTACATCTTTGCTTAACACAGGTCCTGTAACATCAAAACCAATGGAAGGAAGATTTAACTGTCCTATCTTTTCCTCTAGTGTCATCTTTTGCATAAGATCGCTGATAAATTTATTCATCGCTGCATCTTGTGCAAAGCCGACATTCATCATCACTAAAAAGAAAACAGTTACAGTATATTTCATGCGATCAAGTTTATTGCAAGTCGGGACTTTGAAAACCGAGGTCTTTCATACCTTTCTTTACTTCTGGGCAACTCATAAATAAGTTCCATAATAATCCGCTACGATAATTTTCTATCATTACAATAATAGGTCCCTGGTCTATGGCAAGATAAGAATCTGCAAACCACACATTGGACAAATTAAAAGCATCTTTAAAACCATAATCGCCCCAAATCTTATCTCCTAACTTGTAATAGAAAAAGCGCAATGCATTCATAGATTCAGTAGGTGTATATGCCATTGATGATAATGCTGCGGTTGGAGAAATAACGCCATCATCATTAGTGGGCGAATGCGCATCATAGCCATTGTTGTCATCACTTGCCGTTAATCCCCAACATTGACTGCTATAACCGTTAAATCTTTTTGGATTGTTTACACAATAAGAATAATTGATCTTTGAATGCGCTGTATTCTGCGTCCAGTAATTGGCATACACATCCATTAAATTATTAGGATTAATTCCTAAAAAAGAATAATGAGAAAAGAACAACGGACCACCATAGTCTGGCCCCAAGGGAAGTGTTATGCCAAAATATTGTTTATTGTTTTTTATATTTCCATTCAATGCCCATCCATTTTGATAAACAGCTAAAGGAATATTATAATTGTTAGATGATGCTGCCAATACATAAGTGATCAAAGCCTCATTCCATCCGTTGATCTGCATATTCATGGCCCAATCAAAATCAGGACTCCAGTGCCAATACAAAGCATTTTGATTGTTTTGCCTGAACCAGCTCCACTCTACGCCATTCCATAAATTATTAATACTGTCCCGCAACTGAATTTCATTATTATCGACAGTGCTGTTAAAAAATTGTCGTGCACATAATAAGCCTTCCATTAAGTAAGAAGTTTCGACCAAATCAGCGCCATCATCTTTAGGACTAAACGGAACTGTTTCTCCTGTTGCTCCATTTAGCCAGTGTGGAAAGGCACCGTGATAGCGATGAGCCTTGTTTGTAAGAAAGGATACAATCTTTGTCATTCTACCTAACCCATCTGTCCTGGAAATAAAATTATGGTGTACTCCTACCAATAATGACATGATTCCAAAACCGCTGCCACCGGTGGTTACAACATCTCCCGATGTATTTCTTTCTCTTGCCAATCCTGAAACAGGATGGCCAAAATCCCAAAAGTATTTTAATGTTTGTTTTTGTACCAGGTCTAATAAAACGCTGTCGCTTATTCTTGCGAACTTATCGGATGAATCAATAGCTGTAACAATATTGAAAGAAATGTTTTGCTGTAATAAACTATTGTGTATGGATTTTATACCATTGGAAATTGCTACCGTATAAACTGAAATGGATTGAAGATTACCGGAAGGTTGCACTACTAAAACACTATCCATATTTGCCAATCCGTAATTAACAGGCAATGCGGTACCATTGGCATTTTTAATAAGAACACGAGTGTAAATACCGGCAGTATCTATCGGTTCAGAAAAGAAAATCTTTATCGCCGGCTTATTAGTGGCGTTATAGTAAACAGTACTATTAACCAGCGAATCGTTTACAGTGATCTTTAAGGATTGTAAAGTACCCGGAGGATTTACAGGCGCTTCCTTTTTACAGAAGGATAATGCCAATAGCATCATTACAAAAAACAATATATGCTTCATAGTAAACATAATTAATAAAAAGAGAGATTGCTCTTCAACAATCTCTCTTTAAAATTATCTTCCAGCTAATTCTAATTGATAAAGCGATCCAATTTCCAGGTCTGACAAAGATTTGTTGTACACTCTTACTTCATCAATAGACCCTACAAATAAACCCTGCCATGTCTGTGCTGCAGAATTAGTAAAACCGGTTGTTGCGCTCGGCCAACCTCCAATTAACACTTGTGTGGGAACGGGCATTACTAATGCTCCTAAACCAACGGCAGGAGTGCCTGCACCTCTAAATCTAAAATTGTTATTAGACACTCTTGTACCATTTGCATAGATGTCAATATTAGATCCTGCACCATCATAACGCAATACGTAATGCACCCATTTTTTTGTACCCAACACCGTTTGGAAATCAACACCGCGAACTCCGTAATCATTAATATTATCACCACCTGCTCTTATCCCTCCGGGATATGTTGCAAAAGCGCCATGTAATACTAATGTATCATCGTAAGTAAGATGATTCTTAACTGTTTCAACATACATATTGATCGGTCCATCATTCCAATCGGTTTGTGCACTTGTAGTTTTTGTTAATGCAAATACAGAAGAAGCCAGCGTATCTCTGTTATCTGTATTTATCCATGCACTTACGGTAAAACTTCCCAATGCATTTGCACTGCTTAATGCAGCAATAGTAGGATAAAGAATGTAACCATTGTTAAGAGACAATCCCTGCCCTTTTATACCGGTTCCAAATGAAGCCCCGTTTGAGGTTGAAGGAGCCGTTCCTGATATGGTTTCATTATTAGTGCCATCAAAAGTCCAGTGTGCCAGCAAACTTGATGAAGCCACATCATTAGATGCATTGTATCCATTAACCGGCGGCAACGTACTATTATCTTTTGAGCAGGAGGTTCCGAATATTGCTATAGATAAAATGCTCATCGCAGAAATGAATATTCTATTTTTTATTTTCAGCCATTTCATTGTTTCTGTTTTAAATTGTTTAAAAATCGATTTTCGGTTAAGGCTGTGATAAATCTAATAATAAGGCGAACCTCTTATGTGAAGTATAGAAAAAAGGAAAAACCCTTTTTTGATCACTGATATGTTGCTATTACTTTTCATGATCAATATCCGGGGTTTTGTTTCAGCGCTCCCCCGCTTAATTGTATTTGTGTGCTCGGTATCGGCAATAATTCATTTTTACCTGCTGCAAAATTTTTGCCTGCAGCAGTCATTACCTGTGCTGCTCTTCCCTGGCGAACGATATCCCAAAAACGATCATGTTCCATTGCTAATTCTACATGTCGTTCCTGCCAAACGTCATTTATTGTTACGCTGCCTTTGGGAAAAAGATTGGCACGTGTTCTTATCAGGTTAATATCATCTGCGGCTTGTGCCGGTTGGTTAACATCTGGCTGTAATGCAGCTTCTGCATTCATCAACAACACTTCTGCATAGCGTAGTATATGTACATTTTTAGGTCGGTCTTTTGTGCCTGCATCTGCAAATTTTTCTTTTGCCTTACTGGTGTATGCTTTATAGTTATAATAAAGATTTTGAACAGAATCAGAACTGGGAATACGAAAACCATCCCAGAGAACAGTACCACGATGCGTTCCTGAATTATCAATAAAAATGATCGTAGCATCTTTTCTTACATCTCCCGTTTCATACGCAGCAATAAGACTTGGTGTTGGATTACAAAAGCCCCAACCCAAATCATCCCATCCTCCTAAGCCACCTACCCGTGGCCCCTGGCTTACGGTATAATTAGCAATACCCAAATTGGTATTGTTGAAAGCGCCTGTTTCAATTTCAAAAACTGATTCAATGCTGTTATCTCCTGCCTGCCTGAATAAAGTAGCATAATCGGGTAATAATTGATATATGCCTGAAGCGATGACTTGATTTGTAAGATCAAAAACTTTTTGCCATTGATTTTGATACATGTAAACTTTTGCCAACATTGATTGTGCAGCTCCTTTCGTAGCATGTCCTGTATTTTGTAACGGAAGATGATCAATGGCATATTGCAGGTCTGCTTCTATACTATCATACACCAGTGCTGCCGGTGCTCTTACTTTTAATACGCTGTCTGTGAGTGCTTCGTTAAGATCTTGCGGAATTTTTAAAACAAGTGGTACGCCACCAAACATTCTTACCATATTAAAATATAAATAGCCTCTTAAAAAACGAACTTCCCCGATCAATTCATTTTTTGTTGCAGTATCAATATTGGCTATGTATAAATTCTTTAACGCATAATTTGCAGCACCTATGCTATTGTAATGTCCTCTCCATAATGTTGCAGCAAACTCATTGGTAGAGCTAAGTGTAAAATTATCAAATTCTCCTGCAGTAGTAGCCTGGTCATCCGCATAGCTTCCTTTATCTGCATCATCAGACATAATATCAGTTGCAGCTATCAATGCAAATCCATCAACATCTCCCGTATTCCATGAATCACCCTGCAGCAAGCTATTATATGTTCCTACTACTAATTTTTGCGCCAAAGAAGGATCTGATATTGGCGTTTCACTTCCCTGTACCGGCACATCTAAAAATTCTTTTGTGCATGAAGAGATTGCTATTAGGAAGATGCCATACAATAATATTTTCAGTTCACGTTTCATCGTTTTTTATTTACAAACTAACATTTACACCTACCACCATCGATCGTGTAGTAGGATAAGCATCCAATTCAATTCCTGAGTCAGTTGGTTCGCCGGGCAATTCGGCAGTAAAGCCGCTATATGCTTTAAGCGTATATATATTTTGTACCGATGCGAATATTCTTAAGCCTGATATCTTTATCCGTTGAAGTGTTTTTTCAGGAAGAGTAAATCCAATAGTCACATTGTTAAGACGAGCGAAAGAACCCGACTCAACAAAATAAGTAGATGCTAATAGATTTCCGGTATTAGCAGCAGGTTGTGTTTGGGATTGATTAGTTGGTGTCCATCTGTTATAAGCCAGGTCTGCTTCTACATTATCTGTTCCATAAACACGTACAGCCCTTTTACCATTATATACTTTGTTGCCTGCGTTACCATAAATATCAAAACTAAAATCCCAGTTTTTATACGTAACACTTCCATTAATTCCATAATAAGCTACAGGTTGATAAGAGCCTGCAAATACTCTGTCATTATCATCAATTTTTCCATCACCATTTTTATCCAAATATTTAAAATCACCGGGATTTGCAGTAGGTTGAATTTTATTACCGTTCTTGTCTACATAATTATTTACATCAGCATCCGTATTAAATACGCCCAGCACCTGCAATACATAAAAGCTGCCTACCGGCTGACCAACATCCGTTAACGTAACCAATCCCTGATTGGCGCCTATATCTCCACCGTATGTTGGCACACCGCCATTTAACGATGTTACCGTGTTGGTATTAAAAGTTATATTACCGCCAATACTGTATGAAACATTTTTACTGACCTTATCTTTCCAATTCAAAGAAAATTCCCAGCCTTTATTTTGTATGGTTGCAGCATTGGTTAATACCAAACTATTTTCATCATATATGGTTGCCAGTATAAATTTATTGATCAGTGCATTGAGCACATTTTTATTATAGTAGTTTATCTCGCCGGTTAACTTTGAATTAAAGAAAGCAAACTCTAATGCAGCATCATACTCTTCCGTTTCTTCCCATGTTATATTGGGATCTTTAAATTGGGTTATCCTGCTTCCGTTTGTTGCATTATCAGCAATACCTCCAAAAGGATATCCTAAATTTTGTGCTACAGTAGTAGTGAAGGCTCCTGTTTCTATTTGAT
The Ferruginibacter albus DNA segment above includes these coding regions:
- a CDS encoding immunoglobulin domain-containing protein — encoded protein: MKSLTHLSPIGQVSLLIILLSVLYIKSNAQITEIYTDFGGYWKSTTTANSSTQPNLSHNVLAFTYSGTTYSTGVNDAILTAHSVTNTAGTFKALPISSIGGTIASGNSTFILLPSSDDGVANGTANPLPSVRMNDVLTDGTNGLNIGSGVTNIPVNASMSFPVSNIVNSAISDSKPDILYSQIAATGGNSDSLYFVTASGTRVGSAIGVAWGAVPSLGNHSTDLYTLTNGATCDAAVITGVNATANQKEIRLTAFKLSEFGITAANASTVATLKIKPGGASDPAFVAYNADAFFIATPVITTNPQSQVVCPSSNQNATFTVVATGTGLTYQWRKNGVTISGATSSTYTISNVVAADAASYDVVVTNTAGSVQSQVAYLNTYITSQPLPATQTIATGNSVTLSITAFNANSYQWKRNGVDISGATSSTYTINPLTTTNGGTFTVSVINNSNSGCATLLSSAAVVTPTTTLYSKTTTLNAVSNWTVNSDGSNGSYPVDFTRTEHTFIVRSNASTNADLTIAGTLDVKNAAVTITPGTTLTAGKITRSGTTGSLIGSSTSNITVGSSGVTGNSDLYFNSGNQTLKNLTVATGGNVTLRNGLNIVAGSSSGTLTVNSGATFNTSDSLVLKSDASGTAKVGNSAGTITGKATVERYITAKRAWRLLTAPVTNSNTIYNSWQNNGVYTSGKGTLITMPTPVTVNGGMDQGINANYSMKTFNTATQALSNIVNTNAAISPTNTGSADNIGYFIFVRGDRNPATVANPTLTVVPVCSTTLSALGNLQTGNQVFAGSSVAGKLALIGNPYASPVDFSNLTLKNVIRRFYVWDPSINVSGAYVLMDDADEDGIYDKTITASAQTKVIQSGQAFYVQSIASAPASVTFTESAKSTTNTPLVFRPANATAALRVNFSLSEDSLVDATLAQFNNSFSPDVDWQDASKLANSNEGVSLIRNNKSLSIERRPILTENDTLFIKLAGTTARSYHFNFIPENLSNDLEGTLVDNYLHTTIPVSLIDSTSVDFAVTTEAASTGANRFMLIFKPAMTLPVKFVSVQAAGSSSGNTINWQMSNQTDVSKYVVEKSTDGKTFMDLTIINATTSPNYATIDKTVTDKNNFYRIKSIESNGTVDYSSIVKVSADNTGSISLYPNPIINNNTEIQISNMQKGIYKLRLTDACGKTIYSKEIKYTGGSAKQSLSPGTIGKGSYLLQIQKPDNSGETIKLIN
- a CDS encoding metal-dependent hydrolase, with amino-acid sequence MDSLTHIVLGACIGEAFFEKGFGKKAMFWGALAQSIPDIDFIAGSWLSTTENLLAHRGFTHSVLFALLISPAFALTAERVHRPHDISYKKWLFFFLTEVFLHLFLDSFNNYGIGWLEPFSHHRFSFNIIYVADPFFSIVPGIAFIALIFLNRFHAHRNFWWKIGLLIPFIYLSYCAFNKFNIDKDIKEILAEEHISSNRFLTTPTSFNNWLWYIVSENDSGYYIGYRSVFDTKKQISFHYFPRNNYLATEYKSKEDFLRLLRFSQHYYTIEKWHDTTVFNDLRFGQILGWQYPYNKFAFHYYLQYPDENKTVVQRGRFEQWNEDAIKNLITRIKGN
- a CDS encoding phospholipase D-like domain-containing protein; amino-acid sequence: MLSTKKNKAAGYTADNKIKLIHGGKEYFDTLLTLFDKAAFSIHLQTYIFEEDETGRLVADALIKAATKGIKVFVLVDGYASQGLSKHFVQQLKQSGIFFRWFEPVLRSRHFYFGRRLHHKVVVADGYYSLVGGINISNRYNDMPNENAWMDWALYSEGEVNKKLYQVCRALWNKSGWGKKRNFPSVSTIDTSTENECLVAIRRNDWVRGKNEITKSYVRTIREAQSNVIIMSSYFLPGRLIKRSLALAAKRKVKVVVIATGKSDVTLAKHAERHIYRWLLKNGIELYEYRSNILHSKLSVCDGEWITVGSYNVNNISAYASVELNMDVLDSEFVKEAEKMLQAIIAADCERITEADFIRHNNFIKRIWQQICYNLVRVIFYLFTFYFKQERQ